From Acidovorax sp. 1608163:
GTTGCCGGGCCGTGGTTGGCGGGTGGTTTACTTTGCCAGCCACGCGGGGTAGCCGATCGTGTGTGGGATCCTGCCGTGCCGCCATGCGTGGTTTTGCTACTGTATTAATAGCTGCTTGCGCTTATTGCATAAGCGCTAAGGGTTAATTTGGCATATATCCACGTGTGCACACACTCGCCCATCGACGGGCGCCTATCGGGTGCCGTGCACTCATCCCGCTTTTTTGTGGATAACTTTGTTGAAAGCCTGTAGCCACCCGTGCTAAACCCGCGTGGCATAAGGCTTTCAACAGAATGCCCGGCAAATAGGCAGTGCAGAAAAAATCCTTATGAATCAATCATCTGAAGGGTTTTTGCGGGTTTTTTTTGTGCTAGGGCATGCTGCCCGATGGTGGCTCTGCTGCCTGCCGCTGCGTGTGCATAAGTGCAATGCCCAGCGTCGTCAATAGGTGGGGCCTGTGCAATGTGTGAGCGGCCGTCACCAGTGCTTGGCGTAGTGGGTGCACTTTGGTCGCTAAGTGCTTGATTTGGCGAGGGTTTGCAAGAAATCCAGAATTTCTGTGGATAACTTTGTTGATATCCCCTGGATGCGCGCCGCAACCCCTTGAAATGCTGGGGTTGGGGTTGGTTGCCTAGCAAAGTGGCAACCGGTGTGGTGCTATACGAATCAACCACTTAGCGGTTCAAGGTCGATTGCGTTTGAAAATATCAATCGCCACCGGCCTAGCGTTTGGGATTTTTAGGTGTGCACCAGGGCTGTGCACAACCGGGCCTGCGCAGGCCCGGTGGATTCCGGAAGGGCGGGGTCCCGTTCAGCCGCGCTGGCGCTGCGCGCGCGAGTGGCTGTGCACCGCTTCGACCAGCGCGGCCACATGCTCAGGCGGCGTGAACTGGCTGATGCCGTGGCCCAGGTTGAAGATGTGGGTGGGGCCGGTGGTGGTGCGGTCGGTGTGCGGGGTGCCAAAACTGTCGAGCACATGGCGCACCTGCTGCTCGATTTGCGCAGGCGGCGCAAACAGCACGTTGGGGTCGATGTTGCCCTGCAGCGCCTTGCCGGGGCCGCCTACCTGGCCACCGACGATGGCACGGGCGCGGCCCAGGTTGGCCGTCCAGTCCAGGCCCAGCACTTCGCAGTCGATGTCTTTCATGTCGTCCAGCCAGATGCCGCCGCCCTTGGTGAAGACGATGCGGGGCACGTCGGTGCCGTCCACACCGGTGCGCTTGAGCTGCGCCAGCACGCGCTTGGTGTAGGCCAGGCTGAACTCCTGGAAGGCGCCATCGGCCAGCACGCCGCCCCAGCTGTCAAAAATCATCACAGCCTGGGCGCCCGCGTCGATCTGGGCGTTCAGGTAGGCAGCCACGCTGTCGGCATTGATGGCCAGGATGCGGTGCATCAGGTCGGGGCGCGCATACATCAGGCTTTTGACCAGGCGGTAGTCGTCGCTGCCCTTGCCTTCGACCATGTAGCAGGCCAGCGTCCAGGGGCTGCCCGAGAAGCCGATGAGGGGCACACGGCCATTGAGTGCCTTGCGGATGCTGGTCACGGCGTCGAACACGTAGCGCAGCTTGTCCATGTCGGGCACGGCCAGCTCAGCCACAGCGGCTTCGTCACGCACCACCTTGGCAAAGCGCGGGCCTTCGCCCTCGGCAAAGGTCAGTCCCAGACCCATGGCGTCGGGCACGGTGAGGATGTCGCTGAACAAAATGGCTGCGTCGAGCGGGAAGCGCTCCAGCGGTTGCAGCGTCACTTCGGTGGCGTACTGGACGTTGGTGGCCAGGCCCATGAAGCTGCCCGCCTGGGCGCGCGTGGCCTTGTACTCCGGCAGGTAACGGCCTGCTTGGCGCATCAGCCACAGGGGGGTGTAATCGGTGGCCTGACGGCGGCACGCGCGCAGGAATGTGTCGTTGGTGAGGGGGGCGTAGCTCATCCGCTGATTGTCGCAGGGTGAGTGCCAGACCTTCCAGGCCCTGTGGCGCGCACGCCTTGGGGATTGCGCCCACATTGATCTAGGGCAAGACCGCAGTCCTGCCTTGCTTGCCTCGCCGTGGTGCGCTTCAGCGTTCTGCGATGTAGTGCGACATGCTGGCAGTCTCGCCGGGCGCGAGGAAGGTGCGCACCTCGGTCTCCAGGGTCTGGTCGGCCACTGTGGCGCGGGCGCGCTGGTGCAGGTAGTCGGCCCACGACTCCACGATGAACCGCTCCACGTAGCGCGAAGGCTCGCCCAGGTCTTTGTACACGCGCCAGAAGGTGGCGCCATCGCGGCGGCGTGGGGCCTTGAGGCGGCTGATGGATTCGAGGAAGGCGGAATCGGCGCCCGGGGCAATGCGGTAGCCAATTTCTACCGCCACGGGGCCGGCCTCGGGCAGCGGCTCGGCTTCGATGAACAACTCGTCCCACGGCGTGGCGGGGGTCACCTCGTGCAGGGCCCCCATGCGCAAGGGCATGGAGCGCGCCAGCAGCAGGCCAATGCCCATGGCCGCCGCCGCCACGCACAGCGTGGGGGTCAGGCCCACCACGTCCGACACCGCGCCCCAAAACGCCGAGCCAATCGCAAACGCCCCCAGCGTAGACACCATGTGCAGCGCCACCGCCCGCGAGCGCACCCAGGGGGGCGCGCTGGCCTGGGTGGCCGTGTTGAAGGTGGACATGGCCGACATCCACGCCGCGCCACCCAGCACCATGGCCAGGTACACCAGCGGGGCCGATTTGGTGAGTGCCGCCACCAGCATGGCCGCTGCAAACACCAGGCAACTGACCAGCACAATCGCATCCAGGCTGAAGCGCGTGCGCAGCTTGCCAATGACCAGCCCCACGGCCACCGCCCCGGTGCCAAGGCAGCCCATCAGCAGGCCAAACCCTTGCGCACCCGTGCCCAGCTGGCGCGCTGCAATCACCGGTAGCAGCGCCCACAGGGCCGATCCTGCACCGCTGAACGCCATCACCCGCACCAGCTGGGCGAGGATCAGCTCAGAGTGCCAGGCAAAGCGCAGGCCGCTGAGCATGCCGCCCCACAGCCGCTCTGGCGGCAGGCGCGACGGAGGGTGCGCGCGGGGTGGCCAGCGGCGAATCGACTCCCACATGACCACCGTGGACAGCACCGACACCGCAAACACCCACCCCGCACCCAATTGCGCAAACACCAGCCCGGCCAAGGTGGGGCCCACGGCGCGGGCGGCGTTGTAGGCAATGCTTACCGCCGTGATGGCCTGGGGCCATTCGTCGCGCGGCACCGGGTCGATCACCGAAGAGTTCCAGGCTGGGGTCAGCATGGCCGTGCAGCACCCGCCCACAAACACCAGCAGCAGCACCGTGGCGGGCCCACCCCAGCCCGCCAGCACCAGCAGCGTGAGCAGCGCAAACGCCAGGGTCTGGGCGATCAGCGCGCCAGAGATCAAGCGCCGGCGGTCAGTCGTGTCGGCCAGCACCCCGGCGGGCAGCGCCAGCAAAAACATGGGCAAAAACACGGCGGTTTGCACCAGCGCCGCCAAAAATGAGGAGCCCGTCAGCTCCACCATGAGCCAGGCCGCCGCCATGGCCTGCATCCCGTTGCCAATGAAGAACACGCCGCCACACAGCCACATGCCCCGAAAGGCAGGCTGGCGCAGGGGGCTCCACAAAGAAGTCGATGAAGACATGGCGTTGGCGTGTGCAAGAGGGGCCGCAGACGGGCGGCGGGTGGCGGAAAAGGCCGGAGGCAGTGGCGTGTTATGAGCCGTTTTGGGCCACGCGCCACAGCATATCTCTGTACCAGTGCCTCTGCAGGGCAAAGGCCTCGCCAAGTTTGCAAACGGCATGAACTTGCTCGCCTGGGGTTTAGGGCAACAATCATCCCAAATTTCTGTGGATAACTTTGTTGACATGCTGTCGGCACTTGCGCCAAACCCGCATGGCATAAGGCTTTGGACAGATTGCCTTGTAATTGGGCAAGACAAAAAAATCCTTATGAATCAATCATCTGACAGGTTTGGGGCGTTGGGCTTGTGGTAGGCGCTGGCATGCAGCCGCGCATGTCGCGCCCACCGATTGGTGTGTACAAGTGCGGCCGAAGCGGTTTCAGCGCTACCCCGGCTGCAGGTCTTTTTTTCTGTGGATTGTGCAGATTGCACCGCAAGTAATTGATTTGCCAGGGCTTTTGCCGGAAGTTCAGAATTTCTGTGGATAACTTTGTTGATATCCCGGTGGCACCCTCCGCAAGGCCTTGTCAGCATTGGCTTTGCTTGCGTTGCCTGAGAAAAAGGCAGGCAACGCGGTGCTATACAAATCAATGGGTTACGGCGGTTTTCCCGTCTCGCCCCACTTTGTGGCGCCGTGGGCCATGATGCAGGCCGCTGCCCTTTTTGTGTGCGTAACTGTCCGTGTTGGGTGCAGGGGCCGATGTGATGTGAGTGGCCCAGGCTGTGTTTGAACGGGCGCTCAGCCCGCTGGGCTCAGCAAGCGCAGCAGCAGCGGGTGCATCACCTTGCGGGCGCTGTAGATGAGGTGAAAGTGCTCCTCCACCTCTGGCGTGGTGCCCACGTGCACCAGGCCGTGGGTGGCTTTCAGGTGCTCGCCCAGGAACACGGGCGCAGGCATCACGCCCATGCCAGTGGCGGCAAAGGTGCTCAGCAAGGCGCTGTCTTCAAACTCGCCCGCAATGCGAGGGCGGATGCGTTCGCGCTCCAACCAGTGGTCGATGCGTGCGCGCATGGCGGCGTGGTCGGTGGGCAGCAGCACCGGCACCACCCCCAGGCTTTTGGGAAAGGCGTGGCTGGCCGCATCGGCCCACACGGCAGGGGCGTACCAGGCCACGGCGCTGGTGCTCAGCAGCTGGCTGGTGGTCTTCAGGGCGGGGTTGGGGGGCGCGGGGCGGTCGGCCAGTACGGCATCGAGCTTGTGCATGGCCAGCTCGGCCAGCAGGGGCTGGAACTCGCCCTCATGGCACAGCAGTTTCAGATGGGGCTCGTCCAGCACCGGGGTTAGCAGCCGGTGCACTGCCAGCTTGGCAATGCCGTCCGATATGCCCAGGTTCAGCCGCAGCGTGGGGCCCGTGGCGGCTTCGCGCACCCGGTGGGGCAGTTGCTCGCCCAGGGCAAAGATGTGGTCGGCCTCGTGCAGCGCGGCCACCCCGGCGTCGGTCAGCACCAGGTTGCGCCCTTCGCTGCGCAGCAGGCTCACGCCCAGCGCTTTTTCCAGCTCGCGCACCTGGGCGCTGATGGTCTGCACGGCCATGTCCAGCCGCTCTGCAGCGCGGGCAATGCCACCCTCTTTGGCCACCACCCAGAAGTAGTACAGGTGGCGGTAGTTAAAGCTTTGGCTCATGGTGACCTCGGGGGCGTGGTGCGGTTGGGGCAGTCCAGTGGAGTGCATTGGTTCGTAAAAACCGAACCAATACTATCAATATGACAGGTTTTTAAAGAGTGGTTGTGTCCCTACAGTGCGGGGCTGTGTGCGGGCTTCCCGCATGGGCGGGCAAACAACTTTTTGGAGAGGACGCATGGAAACAATAGGAACCTGGTGGATGTGGGCGGGTTTTGCCGTCTTTGTGGTGGTGGCCATCGGCATTGATTTGCTGGTGATGGAGCGCCAGGGGGCGCACAAGGTCACCATGGGCGAGGCGCTGCGCTGGAGCGTGCTGTGGTTCTCGCTGGCGTTTGTGTTTGTCGCCATCCTGTGGTGGTACCTGAACGGCACCCAAGGCCGCGAGGTGGCCAACACGGTATCGATGCAGTTCATCACCGGGTATCTGGTGGAAAAGAGCCTGTCCATCGACAACATCTTTGTCTTCCTGATGCTGTTCAGCTACTTTGCGGTGCCACCCCAGTACCAAAAGCGTGCGCTCATCATCGGCATCATCGGTGCCATCGTGCTGCGCACGCTGCTCATCCTGGCAGGCGCCTGGCTGCTGGCCACCTTCCATTGGCTGCTGTATGTGTTTGGTGCGTTCCTCGTCATCACCGGCGCCAAGATGTGGTTTGCTGCGGGGCAAGAGCCTGACATCGCCACCAACCCGGTGCTCAAGTTCCTGAAAAAGCGCATCCGCATTACCGACCAGTTCGATGGCGAAAAGCTCTCCACGCTGGTCAACGGCGTCAAGCACTACACCCCGCTGTTCGTGGTGCTGGTGCTCATTGGCACCACCGACATCATCTTCGCGGTGGATAGCATCCCCGCCATCTTCGCCATCACCAGCGACCCGTTCATCGTGCTCACGGCCAACATCTTTGCCATCCTGGGCCTGCGCGCTTTGTACTTTCTGCTGGCCGATCTGGCGAACCGCTTTCACCTGCTGGCTTATGGCTTGGCACTGGTGCTGGTGTTCATCGGCGGCAAGATGCTGCTCATCGACCTGGTCAAGATCCCGATTGGCTACGCGCTGCTGGTCACCGCTTCGCTGATTGCGGGTTCCATCATCCTGTCGCTGCGCAGCTCGGGTGAAAGCGCGCACGGCGGCCAGCCTGCTGCTCTGCCCCCCAAGGACTGAAAGGCGCACACCATGGACATGCTTGAATCGGTAATGGTGTGCATGCTGGTTGCCCTGCTGATCGCCACGGTAACGGCCCGCTGGGCGGGCAGCGAGCTGCGAGACGTGGGGCTGCTGGCCACTTTGACGACGCTGTGGGGCGCAGGCACTGCGGCCGCAGTGCTGATGGGTTGAGGGGCCCATGATGCAAATGCTGTGCACCCTGCGCCGCTGGCTGCGTGGGCTGGAGCCACAGGTGCGGGGCCGGATAGAGGGGAGCTGGCTGGCACGCTTTCAGCCCTGGCTGGAGCAGCGGGCGATGTTCCGCTTTCAGCGCCAGCCCCTGGCGCGGGGCGTGGCGGCTGGCATGTTCTGTGGACTCATCCCCGGGCCGCTGCAGATTCCGGGCACCTTGCTGGTGTGCGCCTGGCTGCGCGGCAACATCGTGGCCGGAGGCGTGGCAACGTTCTACACCAACCCCCTCACCACCGTGCCGCTGTACGCGCTGGCCTTTTACCTGGGGGCCTTGGTCATGCCGGGCGAGCAGCCCCTGTCTGCGTGGGGCAGCGTGGCCCCGGGTGGTGACTTCTCTGTGCAAGCGCTGGCCACCTGGATGCAGGCCTTGGGCACGCCGCTGCTGGTGGGCTTGCCCACCTTGGCGGCCCTGATGGCACTGCTGGGCTATGCCGCCGTTCAACTGCTGTGGCTGACCCCCGCGCTGCAGCGCAGGCGCCGTTGGGCACGCGGGCGCTAGCCTGCTGCTTTGTGGGCGCTGGCCCCAGCGTCAATGGGGTGGCAACAGACCAGCAGCCCGCAGCCGCTGGTGCTCCACCAGCGTGCAGTGGTCTTGCACCACCGCCAGCCCGGCCGCCTGGGCTTTGGCCAGCGCGGCATCGTGGCGCACGCCAATTTGCAGCCACAGCGCTTGGGCGCCAATGGCGATGGCTTCGTCGGCAATCGGGGGCACGGCGGCGCTGTCCCGGAATACATCCACCAGGTCAATGCGGTGGTGCTTTGCGGCCTCGGTCAATGAAGGCCAGCAGCGCTCGCCCAGCACTTCGTCGGCCGCAGGGCTGATGGGCACGATGCGAAACCCTTGCGCCTGCAGGTACTGCGCCACATGGTGGCTGTCGCGTTCAGGCTTGGGTGATAGGCCAACGATGGCGATGGTCTGGGTGTGCTCAAAGATGGGCAGATGGGGATCGGCTGGCATGCGAGGGTCCTGTCTTTGTGGCCCATTGTGGCAAAGGGGGCGGCAACCCTGCCCGCAGCGAGGTTGGGGCGCAGGCCGCACAGCCACGGAGCGGCGGGCCCTTTGCTGCATACTCCTGCGCGGGCGGCGGGCCGGACACGATCTGCGCGCTGCCCCTATCCTGAGGAGTACCTTTCCAATGAAAAAACAAGCTATGAAAAAACAAGCCCTCGTGCTGGCGCTGGCCGCCTGCGGTCTGACTGCCGCCTTCTCCGTGTCTGCCCAAGAGCGGGTGCGCATCGGCTTCATGAGCCCCGTGACTGGCCCCCAGGCCGCCAACGGCATCGACAACCGTGACGGCGCTTTGCTCGCCCTCAAGGAAATCAATGCCAAGGGCATCAAGGTGGGCGGCAAGGCCGTGCAGTTCGAGCTGGACATCAACGACGACGGGGCCGACCCCAAGCAAGGCGTGCAAGTCGCCCAGCGGCTGTCTGACCAGAAGGTGAAGTTCGTCCTGGGCCCCTACAACTCGGGCGTCACCATGCCCGCGTCCCGCGTGCTGGCCGACGCTGGCATGGGTGTCTTCACCGTGGCGTCCAACCCCAAGGTGACGGAGCAGGGCTATGCCACGCTGTTCCGCATTGGGGCCAGCGACAACCAGCTGGGTGCCAAGATGGCCACCTACGCGGCGCAAGACCTGAAGATCAAGACCGTGGCCGTGATTGACGACCGCACGGCCTACGGCCAGGGCGTGGCGCGCGAATTCACCGAACAGGCCAAGCGCCTGGGCCTGAAGATCGTCGCCAACGAGTTCACCACCGACAAAGCCACCGACTTCAGCGCCATCCTGACCAACATCCGCGCCGCCAAGGCCGATGCCGTGTTCTACGGCGGCTACTCGCCCCAAGGCGGCCCGCTGCTCAAGCAAATGCGCGCGCTGGGCATTACGGCGGCCCTGCTGGGCGGCGACGGCATCTGCTCGTCAGAGACCGCCATGCTGTCGCAGGTCACAGGCGACCTCAACACCTTCTGCACCCAGGGCGGCTCCATGCTGGACCGCAGCGACAAGGGCCAGAAGTTTGCCGCCACCTACCGTGCTGAATACAAGCGCGACCCGCTGACCTACGCCGCCGCGTTCTACGACGGCATGCACCTCATCGCCGCTGCCGTGGAAGCCACGCAGTCGCTGGACGTCAAGAAGGTGACCGAGCACATCGCCGCTGGCAAGTACATGGGAGTGACGGGCGAGTTTGCCTACGACGCCAAGCACGACCTGCGCTCCTCGGCCGTGACGGTGTTCACGTTCAAGGGCAAGGACGTGGTGGCGCTCAAGAGCTTGTAAGCAAAAAGCCCGGTCTCCGCTGCGTGACCGGGCTTTTCACCGCAGCACCTCAACATGCAGTGCTGCGGTATCAGCAGGTCAGGGCGCTGACCTGCGCAATCGCTTTTCGGTGCGGATGCGCCAGATAACGGCGAGCAGGCATCCCATGACGGCAAGGCCGAATCCCGCAGCCCACACAGTGAGTTTGTGGGCCTGCGGCGCTGTCCAATAGCCTCCCACCAGCAGCAACATCAAGAGGATCCCGAAGACTTGAGATTTTCGGCGTGAGGAGTCCGCGCTGGTCACCGACACAAAATGACCAGCGCCGTGGCCTGTGGCCAGCACGGGCGGGCGTGCTGCGATAAAAAACAGGGTCACCAATGTCAGTGGTACGAGGGTGGTGGACGCGGCGCCCCAATGCATTTTGAGCCAATCACTGAGCGCTTGCGGAGTGGTACCAGAGAGGGCACCAGCTAAACCCAGCGCAATGCCCTGCAACGCTTCTGAAAGCTGCGCGGGTTCTTGCACCCGTTTCCACTCTAGCTCCACAGCGCACAACGGGCACACGGTTTTGGTGCTTTGCGGCACATACCAACGTGCATTGGCGGGACGCAGCGCGTTGGTCCATCGCTCAAAGCTGCCGTCACATGCAGGACATTTGTAGCGGCTTACACGATCCACATATCCTGAGCTTGTCCGGATTGGATAAGAAAGCTCTACGTTGCATGATTTGCAAATTTCATGGGCATGCGCCAGCGGGCGGTGGCATTGTTCACAGTGCATCGCTGCATCTTAGTGAGCCAGAAATGAGGGCGCCACCACTGGGTAGCCGCCTGTCGTTGGCCTATAACTGGGCGATA
This genomic window contains:
- a CDS encoding DUF2062 domain-containing protein codes for the protein MMQMLCTLRRWLRGLEPQVRGRIEGSWLARFQPWLEQRAMFRFQRQPLARGVAAGMFCGLIPGPLQIPGTLLVCAWLRGNIVAGGVATFYTNPLTTVPLYALAFYLGALVMPGEQPLSAWGSVAPGGDFSVQALATWMQALGTPLLVGLPTLAALMALLGYAAVQLLWLTPALQRRRRWARGR
- the hemE gene encoding uroporphyrinogen decarboxylase — protein: MSYAPLTNDTFLRACRRQATDYTPLWLMRQAGRYLPEYKATRAQAGSFMGLATNVQYATEVTLQPLERFPLDAAILFSDILTVPDAMGLGLTFAEGEGPRFAKVVRDEAAVAELAVPDMDKLRYVFDAVTSIRKALNGRVPLIGFSGSPWTLACYMVEGKGSDDYRLVKSLMYARPDLMHRILAINADSVAAYLNAQIDAGAQAVMIFDSWGGVLADGAFQEFSLAYTKRVLAQLKRTGVDGTDVPRIVFTKGGGIWLDDMKDIDCEVLGLDWTANLGRARAIVGGQVGGPGKALQGNIDPNVLFAPPAQIEQQVRHVLDSFGTPHTDRTTTGPTHIFNLGHGISQFTPPEHVAALVEAVHSHSRAQRQRG
- a CDS encoding branched-chain amino acid ABC transporter substrate-binding protein; this translates as MKKQALVLALAACGLTAAFSVSAQERVRIGFMSPVTGPQAANGIDNRDGALLALKEINAKGIKVGGKAVQFELDINDDGADPKQGVQVAQRLSDQKVKFVLGPYNSGVTMPASRVLADAGMGVFTVASNPKVTEQGYATLFRIGASDNQLGAKMATYAAQDLKIKTVAVIDDRTAYGQGVAREFTEQAKRLGLKIVANEFTTDKATDFSAILTNIRAAKADAVFYGGYSPQGGPLLKQMRALGITAALLGGDGICSSETAMLSQVTGDLNTFCTQGGSMLDRSDKGQKFAATYRAEYKRDPLTYAAAFYDGMHLIAAAVEATQSLDVKKVTEHIAAGKYMGVTGEFAYDAKHDLRSSAVTVFTFKGKDVVALKSL
- a CDS encoding CoA-binding protein, with the protein product MPADPHLPIFEHTQTIAIVGLSPKPERDSHHVAQYLQAQGFRIVPISPAADEVLGERCWPSLTEAAKHHRIDLVDVFRDSAAVPPIADEAIAIGAQALWLQIGVRHDAALAKAQAAGLAVVQDHCTLVEHQRLRAAGLLPPH
- a CDS encoding MFS transporter — protein: MSSSTSLWSPLRQPAFRGMWLCGGVFFIGNGMQAMAAAWLMVELTGSSFLAALVQTAVFLPMFLLALPAGVLADTTDRRRLISGALIAQTLAFALLTLLVLAGWGGPATVLLLVFVGGCCTAMLTPAWNSSVIDPVPRDEWPQAITAVSIAYNAARAVGPTLAGLVFAQLGAGWVFAVSVLSTVVMWESIRRWPPRAHPPSRLPPERLWGGMLSGLRFAWHSELILAQLVRVMAFSGAGSALWALLPVIAARQLGTGAQGFGLLMGCLGTGAVAVGLVIGKLRTRFSLDAIVLVSCLVFAAAMLVAALTKSAPLVYLAMVLGGAAWMSAMSTFNTATQASAPPWVRSRAVALHMVSTLGAFAIGSAFWGAVSDVVGLTPTLCVAAAAMGIGLLLARSMPLRMGALHEVTPATPWDELFIEAEPLPEAGPVAVEIGYRIAPGADSAFLESISRLKAPRRRDGATFWRVYKDLGEPSRYVERFIVESWADYLHQRARATVADQTLETEVRTFLAPGETASMSHYIAER
- a CDS encoding LysR family transcriptional regulator; amino-acid sequence: MSQSFNYRHLYYFWVVAKEGGIARAAERLDMAVQTISAQVRELEKALGVSLLRSEGRNLVLTDAGVAALHEADHIFALGEQLPHRVREAATGPTLRLNLGISDGIAKLAVHRLLTPVLDEPHLKLLCHEGEFQPLLAELAMHKLDAVLADRPAPPNPALKTTSQLLSTSAVAWYAPAVWADAASHAFPKSLGVVPVLLPTDHAAMRARIDHWLERERIRPRIAGEFEDSALLSTFAATGMGVMPAPVFLGEHLKATHGLVHVGTTPEVEEHFHLIYSARKVMHPLLLRLLSPAG
- a CDS encoding TerC family protein — translated: METIGTWWMWAGFAVFVVVAIGIDLLVMERQGAHKVTMGEALRWSVLWFSLAFVFVAILWWYLNGTQGREVANTVSMQFITGYLVEKSLSIDNIFVFLMLFSYFAVPPQYQKRALIIGIIGAIVLRTLLILAGAWLLATFHWLLYVFGAFLVITGAKMWFAAGQEPDIATNPVLKFLKKRIRITDQFDGEKLSTLVNGVKHYTPLFVVLVLIGTTDIIFAVDSIPAIFAITSDPFIVLTANIFAILGLRALYFLLADLANRFHLLAYGLALVLVFIGGKMLLIDLVKIPIGYALLVTASLIAGSIILSLRSSGESAHGGQPAALPPKD